From a region of the Etheostoma cragini isolate CJK2018 chromosome 20, CSU_Ecrag_1.0, whole genome shotgun sequence genome:
- the LOC117935556 gene encoding cdc42 effector protein 3 — protein MPLRTSLYRKPSSGRWSSRNFKRREVLSVNMISLPLADFRHISHIGNDAHKDSFGDLSFLKMGHSLLLRSSQSEQNLFLASPPPPKPPRLNLAEGSDSPDLHIGHVHNTSHRRKKCSSMPMLDSEEKEAEIEEEDGYQRVNNVAPNLAPSLGRGSLNSDKDEDSTETCDKTVGQHREEDSGFSFSFDLGPSILDDVLRVMDKHHN, from the coding sequence ATGCCACTTAGAACATCGCTGTACAGAAAGCCATCCTCTGGTCGTTGGTCCAGCAGGAACTTTAAGCGCAGGGAGGTGCTGTCTGTCAACATGATTAGCCTACCACTGGCTGATTTCCGCCACATCTCACATATTGGTAATGATGCCCACAAAGACAGCTTTGGAGACCTTTCCTTCTTAAAGATGGGCCACAGTCTGCTTCTACGAAGCTCACAGAGCGAACAGAATCTCTTCCTGGCCAGCCCTCCACCACCAAAGCCCCCTCGTCTGAACCTGGCCGAGGGCTCAGACAGCCCTGACTTGCATATAGGCCACGTGCACAACACCTCCCACAGGAGAAAGAAATGCAGCTCTATGCCAATGCTGGACAGTGAGGAAAAGGAAGCAGAGATAGAAGAGGAGGACGGGTACCAAAGAGTGAATAATGTTGCTCCAAATCTGGCTCCCAGCCTAGGACGGGGCAGCCTGAATTCAGACAAGGATGAAGACTCTACAGAGACCTGTGACAAAACTGTTGGACAGCACAGGGAGGAGGACAGTGGCTTTTCATTCAGCTTTGACCTGGGCCCTTCAATCCTGGATGATGTTCTCCGGGTGATGGACAAACACCACAATTAG